A single Spirochaetaceae bacterium DNA region contains:
- a CDS encoding SPFH domain-containing protein, which yields MIEGFVGGGAAAVVAFVLAIGLLRSVIRVCPPDQVLVVTGAKTTIRGKSYGFRLQRGGWTFVVPFFQSVQGLGLSTIPIDVRVEGVNSANGITVGADATACVCVDHEDDALLYSAVERLMGKSRAEIQEQIQQTMVGNFRGALNKTTPLQAIGMVESVEERDRAGEGGSLTQGGVDPDDDVEGERAQFRAELLRDSNQDLSTFGMRVVSVSLQKIWDTSNYIANLANKTLSRKRQEVEIEEARLKAQAERSESDANRREAVAENSADEQIIAAQQELEVLRRTCEAEVEQNRLETDSVIARAESEGERAVQEIAVELRKLKNVSDVTLEADTRRQAAEILADGQNQAVQIVESTHNDLLDQKATMVAGAGDAGKIALFVQQQLPTLFAAYEKHARELKVDNVVIMDDERGMNGLLNRGPDAFVDFLNRFEEGFGISVKDLLGQRAGSGASGAGEEVKP from the coding sequence ATGATAGAAGGATTTGTCGGCGGCGGCGCGGCCGCGGTGGTGGCGTTCGTGCTGGCCATCGGGTTGTTGCGTTCGGTGATTCGGGTGTGCCCGCCGGACCAGGTGCTGGTGGTGACCGGCGCCAAGACCACGATTCGCGGCAAGAGCTACGGCTTTCGCCTGCAGCGCGGCGGTTGGACGTTCGTCGTCCCCTTCTTCCAGAGCGTGCAGGGGCTGGGGCTGAGCACCATCCCCATCGACGTGCGCGTGGAGGGGGTGAACTCGGCCAACGGCATTACGGTCGGGGCCGACGCCACCGCGTGCGTGTGCGTGGACCACGAGGACGACGCGCTGCTCTACTCGGCCGTGGAACGGCTCATGGGCAAGTCGCGCGCCGAGATCCAGGAACAGATCCAGCAGACCATGGTCGGCAACTTTCGCGGCGCGCTCAACAAGACCACGCCGCTGCAGGCGATCGGCATGGTGGAGAGCGTGGAGGAGCGCGACCGCGCCGGCGAGGGCGGCAGTCTGACCCAGGGCGGCGTCGATCCCGACGACGACGTGGAAGGCGAGCGCGCCCAGTTCCGCGCCGAGTTGCTGCGCGACAGCAACCAGGACCTGAGCACCTTCGGCATGCGCGTGGTGTCGGTGTCGCTGCAGAAGATCTGGGACACCTCCAACTACATCGCCAACCTGGCCAACAAGACCCTGTCGCGCAAGCGCCAGGAGGTGGAAATCGAGGAGGCGCGCCTGAAGGCGCAGGCCGAGCGCTCCGAATCGGACGCCAACCGGCGCGAGGCGGTCGCCGAGAACAGCGCCGACGAGCAGATCATCGCCGCGCAGCAGGAACTGGAGGTGCTGCGCCGCACCTGCGAGGCGGAAGTGGAGCAGAATCGGCTGGAGACCGACAGCGTCATCGCGCGCGCCGAGAGCGAGGGCGAGCGCGCGGTGCAGGAAATCGCCGTCGAGCTGCGCAAGCTCAAGAACGTCTCCGACGTCACGCTGGAGGCGGACACCAGGCGGCAGGCGGCGGAGATCCTGGCCGACGGCCAGAACCAGGCGGTGCAGATCGTCGAGTCGACCCACAACGACCTGCTCGACCAGAAGGCAACGATGGTCGCCGGCGCCGGCGACGCGGGCAAGATCGCCCTGTTCGTGCAACAGCAGCTTCCCACGCTGTTTGCCGCCTACGAGAAGCATGCGCGCGAGTTGAAGGTGGACAACGTGGTGATCATGGACGACGAGCGCGGCATGAACGGGCTGCTCAACCGCGGACCGGACGCGTTCGTCGACTTCCTGAATCGCTTCGAGGAGGGATTCGGCATCAGCGTAAAGGATCTGCTCGGCCAGCGTGCCGGGTCCGGCGCGTCCGGCGCCGGCGAGGAGGTGAAGCCATGA
- a CDS encoding SPFH domain-containing protein codes for MTGFVIIFAVLVLITLLLQLITKMKIVGADELAIVAGQGKSFSSVRGGRVFVFPLIHRFYRMDMRPRTTSVRVESAIAAGIVPLTVVATVSFAVASSGEGLRNAIRRILLMTRDWNELTGIATGIIEGHLRDSIATMTPEEVMTDKDRLVQNMIRVCKTDLAGIGLEITAMNIADVDDHRLEGVREPELYIALLKRIQSANAEAQSRAAQAQARAAAKEESETRRAEVAVRDAANGKESLTAHTRVEVAQQGQRSAIGVQRAQRDAEANVAGIKAQIRAEEQRIAMLREKYRAEILIPAEAERERMALQAKTTAAEIRGRAQAEIDQLNRTIEILRAGGKAALAAYVIEHFDKFIEPFARTMALFPAAHAAVISGAGGTHAPISGVHPHPVEEEKARITLQALGAISTAAGPQPAPAERRLGGNR; via the coding sequence ATGACCGGGTTCGTGATCATCTTCGCCGTGCTGGTGCTCATCACCCTGCTTCTCCAGTTGATCACCAAGATGAAGATCGTCGGCGCCGACGAGCTGGCGATCGTTGCCGGCCAGGGCAAGTCGTTCTCGTCGGTGCGCGGCGGCAGGGTGTTCGTGTTTCCGCTCATCCACCGCTTCTACCGCATGGACATGCGCCCGCGCACCACCAGCGTGCGGGTGGAGTCGGCGATTGCCGCCGGCATCGTGCCGCTGACGGTGGTGGCCACGGTCAGCTTCGCGGTGGCCTCCTCCGGCGAAGGACTGCGCAACGCGATTCGCCGCATCCTGCTGATGACGCGTGACTGGAACGAGCTCACCGGCATCGCCACCGGCATCATCGAGGGTCACCTGCGCGACTCGATCGCCACCATGACTCCGGAAGAGGTGATGACCGACAAGGACCGGCTGGTACAGAACATGATCCGGGTGTGCAAGACCGACCTGGCGGGGATCGGGCTGGAGATCACCGCCATGAACATCGCCGACGTGGACGATCACCGCCTGGAAGGGGTGCGCGAGCCGGAACTGTACATCGCGCTGTTGAAGCGGATTCAATCGGCCAACGCCGAGGCACAGTCGCGCGCCGCGCAGGCGCAGGCGCGGGCGGCCGCCAAGGAGGAGTCGGAAACGCGGCGCGCCGAAGTGGCGGTGCGCGATGCGGCCAACGGCAAGGAGAGCCTGACTGCCCACACGCGCGTGGAGGTGGCTCAGCAGGGCCAGCGCAGCGCCATCGGCGTGCAGCGGGCACAGCGCGACGCGGAGGCCAACGTGGCCGGCATCAAGGCGCAGATCCGCGCCGAGGAACAGCGCATCGCGATGCTGCGCGAGAAGTACCGTGCCGAGATCCTGATCCCGGCCGAGGCGGAGCGGGAGCGGATGGCGCTGCAGGCCAAGACCACCGCGGCCGAGATCCGCGGCCGCGCCCAGGCCGAGATCGACCAGTTGAACCGTACCATCGAGATCCTGCGCGCGGGCGGCAAGGCGGCCCTCGCCGCCTACGTGATCGAGCACTTCGACAAGTTCATCGAGCCGTTCGCACGTACCATGGCACTGTTCCCGGCGGCGCACGCGGCGGTGATTTCTGGAGCCGGCGGCACGCACGCGCCGATCTCCGGCGTGCACCCGCATCCGGTGGAGGAGGAGAAGGCGCGCATCACCCTGCAGGCCCTCGGCGCCATCTCCACCGCCGCCGGCCCGCAACCCGCACCCGCCGAGCGTCGTCTTGGAGGGAATAGATGA